The following proteins are co-located in the Macadamia integrifolia cultivar HAES 741 chromosome 3, SCU_Mint_v3, whole genome shotgun sequence genome:
- the LOC122074488 gene encoding uncharacterized protein LOC122074488 isoform X1: MAFDLPTLESRYLDSCKRLGMEPNSTILYGFIKAKLQKSCQEPCCLQVFLDQLKDADFPQLIEVFSTIDTSEIDAVDILHESPCVLNGESVLSLMRTIGQKLRVVDLQDLPFGKDFLRDLCRRGLTCQVLNLKSSHIRKLNMIGKFMQLHTLNLDFSTSLSSFREDCFTCMPNLMRLSMCETRVANLWTTSAALAKLPSLVELRFQNCLCCNDTGPCPASSHEKANVLASDKTGFPYLNSGDYVGAGEPCVSSGDDFGIVNSFRNFFSLNDLIMTHESTTEESSDDSELDFSTHQRRIGLVELLSSVLPALHGQTNLENEVSFGALLTEEEEESFVDSLNLKRRSGAADVALKKYISHHPSPICFEKHYRECMITLLPRLRVLDNLLIKETDRAVAKIIFSRYYEFLPYNRQHKENVVSILQKREMGAGAPQLQTSPSSKQLYRSTKSQYFFSRSICAAKFSSSTWPLLYPLSKFSSTSGEENNSFRPRQFEYHPSDSSLMVFGTLDGELVIINHEIGKIVGYHPSRGLLSSILGLCWLKNYPSKLIAGSDNGSLHLYDVRKMPSMVTDRYCNVDTVTFDYFEQLTSVHVNSTDELFLASGYSKNVALYDIASGKRLQIFTDMHQENINVVKFAHHSPSIFATSSFDQYIKMWDLRQNPLKPCYAASSSRGNVMVCFSPDDHYLLASAVDNEVKQILAVDGRLHMKFEIASTGSTQNYTRSYYMNGRDYIISGSSDEHVVRVCCAQTGRRLRDISLEGRGSANSMFVQSLRGDPFRDFNMSVLAVPMRPISKSQIIKINLLASNDHAKEYSACHRSHPSYSMGG; encoded by the exons ATGGCTTTCGATCTGCCTACTTTAGAATCCAG gtaTCTTGATTCTTGCAAGAGGCTAGGCATGGAACCCAATTCTACAATTCTTTATGGCTTCATTAAG GCCAAGCTTCAAAAATCCTGTCAAGAGCCATGTTGCCTTCAGGTTTTCTTGGACCAGCTGAAAGATGCTGATTTTCCTCAGCTTATTGAAGTGTTCTCAACTATTGACACTTCTGAAATTGATGCCGTAGACATACTCCATGAATCCCCTTGTGTCTTGAATGGAGAATCTGTCTTATCTTTGATGCGTACAATCGGTCAAAAACTACGGGTTGTTGATCTTCAGGATTTGCCATTTGGGAAGGACTTCCTGCG GGATCTTTGCAGGAGAGGCTTGACTTGTCAAGTGTTGAACTTGAAGTCTTCCCATATCCGGAAACTCAACATGATTGGAAAGTTTATGCAGTTACACACCCTTAATCTGGATTTTAGTACTTCACTCAGTAGTTTCCGGGAAGATTGTTTTACCTGTATGCCAAATCTGATGCGTCTTTCGATGTGTGAAACGAGAGTTGCTAATCTCTGGACAACTAGTGCCGCACTAGCAAAACTCCCTTCTTTGGTGGAACTCCGCTTTCAAAATTGTTTATGTTGCAATGACACTGGGCCATGTCCTGCATCATCCCATGAGAAAGCAAACGTTCTGGCCTCTGACAAAACTGGTTTTCCTTACTTGAACAGTGGTGATTATGTTGGAGCTGGAGAACCATGTGTTAGTAGTGGGGATGATTTTGGCATAGTGAACAGTTTCAGGAACTTCTTCTCTTTAAATGATCTGATTATGACCCATGAGAGCACAACTGAGGAATCATCTGATGACAGTGAGCTGGACTTCTCAACTCATCAGCGGAGAATAGGCTTGGTGGAGCTATTGTCAAGTGTTCTTCCTGCATTGCACGGACAGACGAATCTGGAAAATGAG GTCTCCTTTGGTGCTCTGTTGactgaagaggaagaagagtcTTTTGTAGATTCCCTTAATTTGAAGCGCAGATCAGGTGCTGCTGATGTTGCCCTAAAGAAGTATATTTCACATCACCCATCACCAATTTGCTTTGAAAAGCATTACAGAGAGTGCATGATAACTTTACTACCCCGTTTGAGAGTATTAGACAATTTACTCATTAAAGAGACAGACAGGGCAGTGGCCAAGATAATATTTTCCAGATACTACGAGTTTTTACCCTACAATAGACAACATAAAGAGAATGTAGTTAGTATCTTGCAGAAGCGTGAAATGGGAGCAGGTGCCCCTCAGTTGCAAACATCTCCATCATCAAAGCAGCTGTATCGTTCTACGAAGAGTCAATATTTCTTTTCCAGGTCAATTTGTGCTGCTAAATTCAGTTCTTCAACTTGGCCACTTCTATATCCACTTTCTAAGTTTAGCAGCACCTcaggagaagaaaataatagtttTCGTCCACGGCAATTTGAATATCATCCATCTGACTCCAGTCTCATGGTTTTTGGAACTTTGGATGGTGAACTGGTTATTATCAACCATGAGATTGGAAAAATTGTTGGTTATCACCCATCCAGAGGATTATTGAGCAGCATCTTGGGGCTATGTTGGCTAAAAAATTATCCTTCCAAG CTTATTGCTGGCTCCGACAATGGTTCCTTGCATTTGTACGATGTCCGGAAAATGCCTTCGATGGTTACTGACAGATATTGCAATGTGGATACTGTTacatttgattattttgaacaATTGACGTCTGTTCACGTCAATTCAACGGATGAACTTTTTCTCGCTAGTGGGTATTCAAAAAATGTAGCTCTGTATGATATCGCCAGTGGAAAACGCTTACAGATCTTCACTGATATGCACCAAGAGAATATCAATGTTGTTAAGTTTGCTCACCATTCCCCCTCCATATTTGCTACTTCATCATTTGATCAATATATAAAGATGTGGGACTTGAGGCAAAACCCACTAAAACCTTGCTATGCGGCTTCGAGCTCCAGAGGAAATGTGATGGTGTGCTTTTCTCCTGATGACCATTATTTGCTTGCATCAGCTGTTGACAATGAG GTTAAACAAATTTTGGCAGTTGATGGAAGGCTACACATGAAATTTGAGATAGCATCAACTGGAAGTACTCAGAATTATACTCGTTCATATTACATGAATGGAAGGGACTACATTATTAGTGGGAGTAGTGATGAACATGTTGTCCGTGTTTGCTGTGCTCAAACTGGAAGGAGGCTTAGGGACATTTCCTTGGAG GGTAGAGGGTCGGCAAATTCTATGTTTGTGCAGTCTTTGAGGGGTGATcctttcagg GATTTCAACATGAGTGTTCTTGCAGTCCCTATGCGTCCTATCTCAAAATCTCAGATCATCAAG ATCAACTTGCTAGCATCCAATGACCACGCTAAAGAATACTCTGCTTGTCACCGTTCTCATCCTTCCTACAGCATGGGTGGTTGA
- the LOC122074488 gene encoding uncharacterized protein LOC122074488 isoform X3, with the protein MRTIGQKLRVVDLQDLPFGKDFLRDLCRRGLTCQVLNLKSSHIRKLNMIGKFMQLHTLNLDFSTSLSSFREDCFTCMPNLMRLSMCETRVANLWTTSAALAKLPSLVELRFQNCLCCNDTGPCPASSHEKANVLASDKTGFPYLNSGDYVGAGEPCVSSGDDFGIVNSFRNFFSLNDLIMTHESTTEESSDDSELDFSTHQRRIGLVELLSSVLPALHGQTNLENEVSFGALLTEEEEESFVDSLNLKRRSGAADVALKKYISHHPSPICFEKHYRECMITLLPRLRVLDNLLIKETDRAVAKIIFSRYYEFLPYNRQHKENVVSILQKREMGAGAPQLQTSPSSKQLYRSTKSQYFFSRSICAAKFSSSTWPLLYPLSKFSSTSGEENNSFRPRQFEYHPSDSSLMVFGTLDGELVIINHEIGKIVGYHPSRGLLSSILGLCWLKNYPSKLIAGSDNGSLHLYDVRKMPSMVTDRYCNVDTVTFDYFEQLTSVHVNSTDELFLASGYSKNVALYDIASGKRLQIFTDMHQENINVVKFAHHSPSIFATSSFDQYIKMWDLRQNPLKPCYAASSSRGNVMVCFSPDDHYLLASAVDNEVKQILAVDGRLHMKFEIASTGSTQNYTRSYYMNGRDYIISGSSDEHVVRVCCAQTGRRLRDISLEGRGSANSMFVQSLRGDPFRDFNMSVLAVPMRPISKSQIIKINLLASNDHAKEYSACHRSHPSYSMGG; encoded by the exons ATGCGTACAATCGGTCAAAAACTACGGGTTGTTGATCTTCAGGATTTGCCATTTGGGAAGGACTTCCTGCG GGATCTTTGCAGGAGAGGCTTGACTTGTCAAGTGTTGAACTTGAAGTCTTCCCATATCCGGAAACTCAACATGATTGGAAAGTTTATGCAGTTACACACCCTTAATCTGGATTTTAGTACTTCACTCAGTAGTTTCCGGGAAGATTGTTTTACCTGTATGCCAAATCTGATGCGTCTTTCGATGTGTGAAACGAGAGTTGCTAATCTCTGGACAACTAGTGCCGCACTAGCAAAACTCCCTTCTTTGGTGGAACTCCGCTTTCAAAATTGTTTATGTTGCAATGACACTGGGCCATGTCCTGCATCATCCCATGAGAAAGCAAACGTTCTGGCCTCTGACAAAACTGGTTTTCCTTACTTGAACAGTGGTGATTATGTTGGAGCTGGAGAACCATGTGTTAGTAGTGGGGATGATTTTGGCATAGTGAACAGTTTCAGGAACTTCTTCTCTTTAAATGATCTGATTATGACCCATGAGAGCACAACTGAGGAATCATCTGATGACAGTGAGCTGGACTTCTCAACTCATCAGCGGAGAATAGGCTTGGTGGAGCTATTGTCAAGTGTTCTTCCTGCATTGCACGGACAGACGAATCTGGAAAATGAG GTCTCCTTTGGTGCTCTGTTGactgaagaggaagaagagtcTTTTGTAGATTCCCTTAATTTGAAGCGCAGATCAGGTGCTGCTGATGTTGCCCTAAAGAAGTATATTTCACATCACCCATCACCAATTTGCTTTGAAAAGCATTACAGAGAGTGCATGATAACTTTACTACCCCGTTTGAGAGTATTAGACAATTTACTCATTAAAGAGACAGACAGGGCAGTGGCCAAGATAATATTTTCCAGATACTACGAGTTTTTACCCTACAATAGACAACATAAAGAGAATGTAGTTAGTATCTTGCAGAAGCGTGAAATGGGAGCAGGTGCCCCTCAGTTGCAAACATCTCCATCATCAAAGCAGCTGTATCGTTCTACGAAGAGTCAATATTTCTTTTCCAGGTCAATTTGTGCTGCTAAATTCAGTTCTTCAACTTGGCCACTTCTATATCCACTTTCTAAGTTTAGCAGCACCTcaggagaagaaaataatagtttTCGTCCACGGCAATTTGAATATCATCCATCTGACTCCAGTCTCATGGTTTTTGGAACTTTGGATGGTGAACTGGTTATTATCAACCATGAGATTGGAAAAATTGTTGGTTATCACCCATCCAGAGGATTATTGAGCAGCATCTTGGGGCTATGTTGGCTAAAAAATTATCCTTCCAAG CTTATTGCTGGCTCCGACAATGGTTCCTTGCATTTGTACGATGTCCGGAAAATGCCTTCGATGGTTACTGACAGATATTGCAATGTGGATACTGTTacatttgattattttgaacaATTGACGTCTGTTCACGTCAATTCAACGGATGAACTTTTTCTCGCTAGTGGGTATTCAAAAAATGTAGCTCTGTATGATATCGCCAGTGGAAAACGCTTACAGATCTTCACTGATATGCACCAAGAGAATATCAATGTTGTTAAGTTTGCTCACCATTCCCCCTCCATATTTGCTACTTCATCATTTGATCAATATATAAAGATGTGGGACTTGAGGCAAAACCCACTAAAACCTTGCTATGCGGCTTCGAGCTCCAGAGGAAATGTGATGGTGTGCTTTTCTCCTGATGACCATTATTTGCTTGCATCAGCTGTTGACAATGAG GTTAAACAAATTTTGGCAGTTGATGGAAGGCTACACATGAAATTTGAGATAGCATCAACTGGAAGTACTCAGAATTATACTCGTTCATATTACATGAATGGAAGGGACTACATTATTAGTGGGAGTAGTGATGAACATGTTGTCCGTGTTTGCTGTGCTCAAACTGGAAGGAGGCTTAGGGACATTTCCTTGGAG GGTAGAGGGTCGGCAAATTCTATGTTTGTGCAGTCTTTGAGGGGTGATcctttcagg GATTTCAACATGAGTGTTCTTGCAGTCCCTATGCGTCCTATCTCAAAATCTCAGATCATCAAG ATCAACTTGCTAGCATCCAATGACCACGCTAAAGAATACTCTGCTTGTCACCGTTCTCATCCTTCCTACAGCATGGGTGGTTGA
- the LOC122074488 gene encoding uncharacterized protein LOC122074488 isoform X2 — protein sequence MEPNSTILYGFIKAKLQKSCQEPCCLQVFLDQLKDADFPQLIEVFSTIDTSEIDAVDILHESPCVLNGESVLSLMRTIGQKLRVVDLQDLPFGKDFLRDLCRRGLTCQVLNLKSSHIRKLNMIGKFMQLHTLNLDFSTSLSSFREDCFTCMPNLMRLSMCETRVANLWTTSAALAKLPSLVELRFQNCLCCNDTGPCPASSHEKANVLASDKTGFPYLNSGDYVGAGEPCVSSGDDFGIVNSFRNFFSLNDLIMTHESTTEESSDDSELDFSTHQRRIGLVELLSSVLPALHGQTNLENEVSFGALLTEEEEESFVDSLNLKRRSGAADVALKKYISHHPSPICFEKHYRECMITLLPRLRVLDNLLIKETDRAVAKIIFSRYYEFLPYNRQHKENVVSILQKREMGAGAPQLQTSPSSKQLYRSTKSQYFFSRSICAAKFSSSTWPLLYPLSKFSSTSGEENNSFRPRQFEYHPSDSSLMVFGTLDGELVIINHEIGKIVGYHPSRGLLSSILGLCWLKNYPSKLIAGSDNGSLHLYDVRKMPSMVTDRYCNVDTVTFDYFEQLTSVHVNSTDELFLASGYSKNVALYDIASGKRLQIFTDMHQENINVVKFAHHSPSIFATSSFDQYIKMWDLRQNPLKPCYAASSSRGNVMVCFSPDDHYLLASAVDNEVKQILAVDGRLHMKFEIASTGSTQNYTRSYYMNGRDYIISGSSDEHVVRVCCAQTGRRLRDISLEGRGSANSMFVQSLRGDPFRDFNMSVLAVPMRPISKSQIIKINLLASNDHAKEYSACHRSHPSYSMGG from the exons ATGGAACCCAATTCTACAATTCTTTATGGCTTCATTAAG GCCAAGCTTCAAAAATCCTGTCAAGAGCCATGTTGCCTTCAGGTTTTCTTGGACCAGCTGAAAGATGCTGATTTTCCTCAGCTTATTGAAGTGTTCTCAACTATTGACACTTCTGAAATTGATGCCGTAGACATACTCCATGAATCCCCTTGTGTCTTGAATGGAGAATCTGTCTTATCTTTGATGCGTACAATCGGTCAAAAACTACGGGTTGTTGATCTTCAGGATTTGCCATTTGGGAAGGACTTCCTGCG GGATCTTTGCAGGAGAGGCTTGACTTGTCAAGTGTTGAACTTGAAGTCTTCCCATATCCGGAAACTCAACATGATTGGAAAGTTTATGCAGTTACACACCCTTAATCTGGATTTTAGTACTTCACTCAGTAGTTTCCGGGAAGATTGTTTTACCTGTATGCCAAATCTGATGCGTCTTTCGATGTGTGAAACGAGAGTTGCTAATCTCTGGACAACTAGTGCCGCACTAGCAAAACTCCCTTCTTTGGTGGAACTCCGCTTTCAAAATTGTTTATGTTGCAATGACACTGGGCCATGTCCTGCATCATCCCATGAGAAAGCAAACGTTCTGGCCTCTGACAAAACTGGTTTTCCTTACTTGAACAGTGGTGATTATGTTGGAGCTGGAGAACCATGTGTTAGTAGTGGGGATGATTTTGGCATAGTGAACAGTTTCAGGAACTTCTTCTCTTTAAATGATCTGATTATGACCCATGAGAGCACAACTGAGGAATCATCTGATGACAGTGAGCTGGACTTCTCAACTCATCAGCGGAGAATAGGCTTGGTGGAGCTATTGTCAAGTGTTCTTCCTGCATTGCACGGACAGACGAATCTGGAAAATGAG GTCTCCTTTGGTGCTCTGTTGactgaagaggaagaagagtcTTTTGTAGATTCCCTTAATTTGAAGCGCAGATCAGGTGCTGCTGATGTTGCCCTAAAGAAGTATATTTCACATCACCCATCACCAATTTGCTTTGAAAAGCATTACAGAGAGTGCATGATAACTTTACTACCCCGTTTGAGAGTATTAGACAATTTACTCATTAAAGAGACAGACAGGGCAGTGGCCAAGATAATATTTTCCAGATACTACGAGTTTTTACCCTACAATAGACAACATAAAGAGAATGTAGTTAGTATCTTGCAGAAGCGTGAAATGGGAGCAGGTGCCCCTCAGTTGCAAACATCTCCATCATCAAAGCAGCTGTATCGTTCTACGAAGAGTCAATATTTCTTTTCCAGGTCAATTTGTGCTGCTAAATTCAGTTCTTCAACTTGGCCACTTCTATATCCACTTTCTAAGTTTAGCAGCACCTcaggagaagaaaataatagtttTCGTCCACGGCAATTTGAATATCATCCATCTGACTCCAGTCTCATGGTTTTTGGAACTTTGGATGGTGAACTGGTTATTATCAACCATGAGATTGGAAAAATTGTTGGTTATCACCCATCCAGAGGATTATTGAGCAGCATCTTGGGGCTATGTTGGCTAAAAAATTATCCTTCCAAG CTTATTGCTGGCTCCGACAATGGTTCCTTGCATTTGTACGATGTCCGGAAAATGCCTTCGATGGTTACTGACAGATATTGCAATGTGGATACTGTTacatttgattattttgaacaATTGACGTCTGTTCACGTCAATTCAACGGATGAACTTTTTCTCGCTAGTGGGTATTCAAAAAATGTAGCTCTGTATGATATCGCCAGTGGAAAACGCTTACAGATCTTCACTGATATGCACCAAGAGAATATCAATGTTGTTAAGTTTGCTCACCATTCCCCCTCCATATTTGCTACTTCATCATTTGATCAATATATAAAGATGTGGGACTTGAGGCAAAACCCACTAAAACCTTGCTATGCGGCTTCGAGCTCCAGAGGAAATGTGATGGTGTGCTTTTCTCCTGATGACCATTATTTGCTTGCATCAGCTGTTGACAATGAG GTTAAACAAATTTTGGCAGTTGATGGAAGGCTACACATGAAATTTGAGATAGCATCAACTGGAAGTACTCAGAATTATACTCGTTCATATTACATGAATGGAAGGGACTACATTATTAGTGGGAGTAGTGATGAACATGTTGTCCGTGTTTGCTGTGCTCAAACTGGAAGGAGGCTTAGGGACATTTCCTTGGAG GGTAGAGGGTCGGCAAATTCTATGTTTGTGCAGTCTTTGAGGGGTGATcctttcagg GATTTCAACATGAGTGTTCTTGCAGTCCCTATGCGTCCTATCTCAAAATCTCAGATCATCAAG ATCAACTTGCTAGCATCCAATGACCACGCTAAAGAATACTCTGCTTGTCACCGTTCTCATCCTTCCTACAGCATGGGTGGTTGA
- the LOC122074488 gene encoding uncharacterized protein LOC122074488 isoform X4: MDLCRRGLTCQVLNLKSSHIRKLNMIGKFMQLHTLNLDFSTSLSSFREDCFTCMPNLMRLSMCETRVANLWTTSAALAKLPSLVELRFQNCLCCNDTGPCPASSHEKANVLASDKTGFPYLNSGDYVGAGEPCVSSGDDFGIVNSFRNFFSLNDLIMTHESTTEESSDDSELDFSTHQRRIGLVELLSSVLPALHGQTNLENEVSFGALLTEEEEESFVDSLNLKRRSGAADVALKKYISHHPSPICFEKHYRECMITLLPRLRVLDNLLIKETDRAVAKIIFSRYYEFLPYNRQHKENVVSILQKREMGAGAPQLQTSPSSKQLYRSTKSQYFFSRSICAAKFSSSTWPLLYPLSKFSSTSGEENNSFRPRQFEYHPSDSSLMVFGTLDGELVIINHEIGKIVGYHPSRGLLSSILGLCWLKNYPSKLIAGSDNGSLHLYDVRKMPSMVTDRYCNVDTVTFDYFEQLTSVHVNSTDELFLASGYSKNVALYDIASGKRLQIFTDMHQENINVVKFAHHSPSIFATSSFDQYIKMWDLRQNPLKPCYAASSSRGNVMVCFSPDDHYLLASAVDNEVKQILAVDGRLHMKFEIASTGSTQNYTRSYYMNGRDYIISGSSDEHVVRVCCAQTGRRLRDISLEGRGSANSMFVQSLRGDPFRDFNMSVLAVPMRPISKSQIIKINLLASNDHAKEYSACHRSHPSYSMGG; encoded by the exons at GGATCTTTGCAGGAGAGGCTTGACTTGTCAAGTGTTGAACTTGAAGTCTTCCCATATCCGGAAACTCAACATGATTGGAAAGTTTATGCAGTTACACACCCTTAATCTGGATTTTAGTACTTCACTCAGTAGTTTCCGGGAAGATTGTTTTACCTGTATGCCAAATCTGATGCGTCTTTCGATGTGTGAAACGAGAGTTGCTAATCTCTGGACAACTAGTGCCGCACTAGCAAAACTCCCTTCTTTGGTGGAACTCCGCTTTCAAAATTGTTTATGTTGCAATGACACTGGGCCATGTCCTGCATCATCCCATGAGAAAGCAAACGTTCTGGCCTCTGACAAAACTGGTTTTCCTTACTTGAACAGTGGTGATTATGTTGGAGCTGGAGAACCATGTGTTAGTAGTGGGGATGATTTTGGCATAGTGAACAGTTTCAGGAACTTCTTCTCTTTAAATGATCTGATTATGACCCATGAGAGCACAACTGAGGAATCATCTGATGACAGTGAGCTGGACTTCTCAACTCATCAGCGGAGAATAGGCTTGGTGGAGCTATTGTCAAGTGTTCTTCCTGCATTGCACGGACAGACGAATCTGGAAAATGAG GTCTCCTTTGGTGCTCTGTTGactgaagaggaagaagagtcTTTTGTAGATTCCCTTAATTTGAAGCGCAGATCAGGTGCTGCTGATGTTGCCCTAAAGAAGTATATTTCACATCACCCATCACCAATTTGCTTTGAAAAGCATTACAGAGAGTGCATGATAACTTTACTACCCCGTTTGAGAGTATTAGACAATTTACTCATTAAAGAGACAGACAGGGCAGTGGCCAAGATAATATTTTCCAGATACTACGAGTTTTTACCCTACAATAGACAACATAAAGAGAATGTAGTTAGTATCTTGCAGAAGCGTGAAATGGGAGCAGGTGCCCCTCAGTTGCAAACATCTCCATCATCAAAGCAGCTGTATCGTTCTACGAAGAGTCAATATTTCTTTTCCAGGTCAATTTGTGCTGCTAAATTCAGTTCTTCAACTTGGCCACTTCTATATCCACTTTCTAAGTTTAGCAGCACCTcaggagaagaaaataatagtttTCGTCCACGGCAATTTGAATATCATCCATCTGACTCCAGTCTCATGGTTTTTGGAACTTTGGATGGTGAACTGGTTATTATCAACCATGAGATTGGAAAAATTGTTGGTTATCACCCATCCAGAGGATTATTGAGCAGCATCTTGGGGCTATGTTGGCTAAAAAATTATCCTTCCAAG CTTATTGCTGGCTCCGACAATGGTTCCTTGCATTTGTACGATGTCCGGAAAATGCCTTCGATGGTTACTGACAGATATTGCAATGTGGATACTGTTacatttgattattttgaacaATTGACGTCTGTTCACGTCAATTCAACGGATGAACTTTTTCTCGCTAGTGGGTATTCAAAAAATGTAGCTCTGTATGATATCGCCAGTGGAAAACGCTTACAGATCTTCACTGATATGCACCAAGAGAATATCAATGTTGTTAAGTTTGCTCACCATTCCCCCTCCATATTTGCTACTTCATCATTTGATCAATATATAAAGATGTGGGACTTGAGGCAAAACCCACTAAAACCTTGCTATGCGGCTTCGAGCTCCAGAGGAAATGTGATGGTGTGCTTTTCTCCTGATGACCATTATTTGCTTGCATCAGCTGTTGACAATGAG GTTAAACAAATTTTGGCAGTTGATGGAAGGCTACACATGAAATTTGAGATAGCATCAACTGGAAGTACTCAGAATTATACTCGTTCATATTACATGAATGGAAGGGACTACATTATTAGTGGGAGTAGTGATGAACATGTTGTCCGTGTTTGCTGTGCTCAAACTGGAAGGAGGCTTAGGGACATTTCCTTGGAG GGTAGAGGGTCGGCAAATTCTATGTTTGTGCAGTCTTTGAGGGGTGATcctttcagg GATTTCAACATGAGTGTTCTTGCAGTCCCTATGCGTCCTATCTCAAAATCTCAGATCATCAAG ATCAACTTGCTAGCATCCAATGACCACGCTAAAGAATACTCTGCTTGTCACCGTTCTCATCCTTCCTACAGCATGGGTGGTTGA